The Chitinophaga lutea genome contains the following window.
GCAAGACGGCATCATCGGCGATATCACCTCCATCCAGGTATGGTGGAACCAGGGCGCGCTGTGGGTTCGCCCCCGCAAGCCCGAATACACCGAAATGGAATACCAGATGCGTAACTGGTATTACTTCAACTGGCTCTGCGGCGATCATATCGTGGAACAGCACATCCACAACATCGACGTGGGCAACTGGTTCATGGGCGAAACGCCCGTAACCGCCGTGGGCATGGGCGGCCGCGCCATCCGTACCGGTCCGGAAGCAGGTGAAATCTACGATCACCACTTCGTGGAATACCGTTACAAAAACGGTGTGGTGATGAACGCACAATGCCGCCACTGGAAAGACTCCGTGAGCCGCGTGGACGAAGAGATCGTAGGCACCAAGGGCCGCATCATCTGCGACCGCGGTGTGATCCTCGACCACAAAGGCAAAACGCTGTACCAGTTCGACAAAAAACTGACGAACCGTCCCTACCAGGCCGAGCACGACGAACTGTTCGACGCCGTGGCGAAAGGGCAGTTCAAATATCAGGACGCCAAACGCGGCGTGGAAGCCACCATGTCTGCCATCATCGGCCGCATGGCCACGTATTCCGGCCAGTCTATCGCGTACGACAAAGCGATCACTTCCGGCATCAACCTGCAGCCCGCCAAATATGCGTTCGACGCGCCGCCGCCGGTACTGCCCGACGCCAACGGCAACTACGCATATGCCAAACCCGGCATCACCAAATATTTCAGCTAACTGATGCATATGCAAAGAAGAAGGGTGTTCCGCAAAACGGAGCACCCTTTTTTGTATCTTACTGCTATGAGATCGTATCTATGCGCCTTCATTGCGCTCCTTTTTTACCAGGCCGCCGCAGCACAGCCCAAAGCCATCCGGCAGTGGGCCAGCCAGGACGTACTGAACGTAAAAGGGATCAGCAACGCCCATACCGGCATCTGCATTTTCGACCCCGCCACCGGTAAATACTGGCTGCAGCACCAGGCCGATAAATTCTTCATGCCGGCTTCCAACACCAAAATATTCACGCTCTTTACGGGCCTGCAGTTGCTGGGCGATTCCCTGCCCGGCATGCGGTACGCGGAAAACGATACGGCCGTGTTCATCCAGGCCACCGCAGACCCGTCTTTCCTGCATCCGGATTTTGCGTACCAGCCGGTGAAAGACTTTCTAACGGCAACGGATAAACGGGTATGGTACCAGCCGGTGACGATCAGGAATAAACGCTTCGGCCCCGGATGGGCCTGGAGCGACTATGCCGATTATTACCAGCCCGAACTGAACGAATGGCCTATGTACGGTAATGTGACCCGCATCAACATCAAAGGCCGCCAGTACAGCATCACGCCGGCCTACTTCGCCAGATCGGCGAGCCTGCAGTTTTTACCCGAGCGGTCGGCAGACGATGTGCTGGCAGACCGTGACGAACGGGAAAATCATTTTATCCTCTACATGCGGCCGAACGATGCATCGTCGCACGACTTCGAAGTGCCGTTTATTACCGGCAACCGCGACCAGCTGCTGCTGCGCCTGGCCGATACACTGCACAAGCCGGTGGGCCTGCTGCCCGCTGCCGTGGCGGGCGGGCGCCTGATGAAAAGCATTCCGGCGGATACGCTGTTTCAGCCCATGATGCACCGCAGCGACAATTTTTTCGCGGAACAGATCCTCATGATGTGCTCGGCGGTGAAGTGGGATACGATCGATACCCGCAAGGTGATCCGTTATATGCTCGACAGCACGTTGAAAGACCTGCCCACGCCCCCCAGCTGGGTAGACGGGTCCGGTCTTTCGCGGTATAATCTTTTTACACCGGCCGACTTTGTGGGCGTGCTGCATAAAATGTATAAAACCTATCCCAAAGAACGCCTTTACCCGCTGTTCCCTTCCGGCGGCAAGGGCACGCTGCGCAACTATTACCAGGCGCTGCCGGGCCGGCTGTACGCCAAAACAGGCACCCTGAGCGGCTGTGTGGCCCTCAGCGGGTATCTCATTACCAGGTCGGGGAAAACGCTCATTTTCAGCGTGCTGGTGAATAACCACGACACCACATCCACGGTGGTGCGCAGGGCGGTAGAGAAATTCCTCGTGCGTGTGGCCAACGGCAGTTAGAAGAGGCCCGCGATCAGGAGGGGCAGCCCGATGGCGAGCAGGATGCCGTACACCAGGTCGAGCCAGAACACCGAGCCGATGGCGCCCAGCAGGATCAGGCCCATAACGGGCAGCAGCACGATCTTCAGCCATAGCGGCGTATTGTCGCCATGCCAGATGCCGTTCCACATCGTTGAAGCGTCGGTAGTGCTCGGGAAAGCATGCATGCCGATCGATACCGCGAAATAGAGCTGTATGTAATCGAAAAGGTTGCCGCTGTTGAACAGGGCCACAGGCAATGCCGCGGGGAAGGCGATCACAAAAGCGATCAGGGAGTTGATGATGAAAGGCCCCGTACCAATGAGCAGCTGATGCAGCGGCTTTTTCGGCGGTTCGTGAATGACGTACCCCAACGGGTTATCCGCCTGGAAATATTTCACCTCGTATACGGCCACCCCGCACCAGCGGCAAAACAGTTGATGCGCCAGTTCGTGCACCACCACGCCGGGAAAGGTAACCACGCCTATATATTGACCGGGAATCAGCATAATCTTAATTTCTGTATTGAATATTGCCGTTGATAATGTTCCGCAGCAAAGCCACCGTGCTACTGTCGTTGAAGCTTTTCAGTTCGGCTATCATGTCGTCGCGGAGTTTCGCGTTGCCGGTGAAGTGGGCCGTGAGCGCCATCGCCTCCAGCGACCAGATATGATGCGGATCGAGGGCATACGCCTGTTGCGCGCGGGCCAGCGCCTCGTTGTCTTTTTTCCATTTCAGCAGCACTTTGCTCTGGGCCGCCAGCGCGGGAATGGACTCTGCATGAATGGCCAGCAGCTGGTTGCACACGTCGATGGCCTTCTGATATTCCCGCTGCTCGCGGTAAGCCGCGGCCTGCAAGGGATACAACATCGCGGCTTCAGGATTTTCCATTTTTATCTCTTCGCAAAGCGCCACCGTGGCGGCATAACTGCTGTCGTTAAAGTATTCGGAGGCCAGGTGGAACATCACCGGCAAATCCGACTGGTGTTGCAGATGATATTTTTTGAGGACGGCGATGCGCTCTTTGACGGTAGCAGCGCTGTCGATACTGCGTTGCAGGCGCTCGTCCTGGATCATGTAATAACCCGCGATGTCCGGCAGCGAGTTGAGCTCGCTCACCAGTTCCTGTTCTTCCACGTGTTTGCCTACCCATTTTTCCAGCACCGAATCCATGACCATAAAATGCTGGTTGTGATACGCCGCCACGGCCAGTTTGGCGGCAGACTTAAAATCTTGCGGGTAGGCGGCGGTAATTTCGCGCAGGGCGTTTTCCGCACTGATGTATTTGTGCTCCTCCAGCAGGCGGTTGGCCTTTTTGAAACGGATGTTGGCGTTGAAAACTTTCGGGAGATTAAAAAGCGAGATCACAAACAACACGGCCACACCGGCGGCCAGCCATTTTACCCAGCCGGTGATGGGGTAGCGGCTGAGGGACTTGCGGCAGTCTGCGCACAAATCGTTCAGGTAACCGCTTTCCGGCGGCTGGAGCTCACAATGGGTACATAAAGGGGAAGAAGGCATAGGGATAAATTCCGTCAAAGAAAACGCTTTTTTATTGCCGCCGTGCGCCACGTTTGTGTGATTCCGGCCGGAACGCATAAAAAAAGCCCTCCGCACGCGGAGGGCTTTTACTAGCATGATTATCAATAGTTTATTTGACTATTTTCAGTTCATTGATGATGTTTCTGGCGCCGCCGAGTTTTTCGATGCACCATAAAACATACCGCACATCCACACAAATGGTGCGGTTGAGGTTTTTGTCGAATTGCAGCTTGTGGCTCAGCGCTTCATAGTTGCCGTCGAAAGCAAGCCCGATCAGTTCGCCGTTGCCGTTGATCACCGGGGAACCGGAGTTACCGCCGGTAATGTCGTTGGTGGTGATGAAACCTACCACGAGGTCTTTCCGTTTGGCGTCCGCATACTGGCCGAAGTCTTTTTTCTTCACCAGGTCTACATAACCGGCCGGCAGATCGAACTCATAATCACCGGGCACATATTTGTCCAGCACGCCGGTGGCGGTGGTCACATAATCGTATGCCACGGCGTCGCGCGGGCTGTAAGGTTTCACCTGGCCATAGGAGAGGCGCATGGTGAAGTTCGCATCGGGGTAGCGGAACTGGCTGGGGCTGCGCTGCATTTCCCCTTTCAGGTAAAGGCGGCCCAGCTCGTTGTTTTCGGCCGTGAATTGCGTATACAGCGGCTGATATTTGCCCACATAGTTTTTCACGAAAGCGGATGCATAGGCATATGCCGGGTCGTCCTGCAGCACGGTGGCGTCAGGGTTGGCGGTGAATGCTTTCCATTTGGCTTCGTTAAAGATCATGGTGTTGGCAAATACGGATGCAGCCCATGTTTTGTAGGTTTTTTCATCCTGGAGGTCGCCGAATGATTTCAGGCTTTCATAAAAACCAACTGGATGCTGGTCTTTCGGAATGTCTGTATAATACATCATGGCGGTGGTGGCCAGGATTTTCTGGTCGCTGATTTTGTTCTCGTCTTTGAGGAAGTTGGTGCGTGCCGCGTCGGCCGCCGCCACTGCCGCTTTCACGTCGCCCTTTTTCAGGATGGCGTTTTCCACCGCGGCGAGCGATGCTGCATATGCCGCCAGGGGAGAGCCCATTACGCCTTCCATCAGGTATACGCGCACTTTTGCGTAAGGCGCCCAGGATTTATAGATTTTTTCGTACTGCGGGAACACGTTCTCGAATTCAGGTTTGCCGGCCGCCCATTGTTTGAAGGCCGCTTCCTGTTTCTGTTTTTCTTCGAATACGTGGTATTTCAGCAATTGTTTGCTTTCCCCGTCGAAGAACTTCCAGTAGTTGGCGATGCCTGCGTAAGAAGAAGCCAGCTGCAGTTTCACGGCCGGATCTTTTTTCATTTCCTCGAACATGTATTTGAGGCGGATGTCGCGGAGGTTCACCAGGGAGGGGTTTTCCACTTCCGTTTTCAGCTTTACGCCCAGTGAGGTTTCGTAGCGGTTGGTGCCGCCGGGGTAACCGAAGATCATGGCGTAATCGTTTTCTTTCACGCCTTTGATGGAAACGGGGAGGAAGTGTTTCGGTTTGAGGGGAACGTTATCGGCCGCATAGTCTGCGGGTTTGCCGTCTTTACCGGCATATACGCGGAACACGGAGAAGTCGCCGGTGTGGCGGGGCCACTCCCAGTTGTCCGTATCGCCGCCGAATTTGCCCACGCTTTCCGGCGGGGTGCCCACGAGGCGGATATCTTTATATCGCTCGTACACGAACATGAGGTACTGGTTGCCTCTGAACATGGGGTTCACGCGCGCTTCGTAGCCGGTGCCTTCGGTGGCCGCCTTGATAATGTCTGCCGTGGCGGCCTGCAGTTTTGCGTTACGGTCCGCCGTGGTAGCGCCTTTAAGCGCTTCTTCCACTTTGGCCGTTACGTCTTCCACGCGTACCAGGAACTGTACGGAGAGGCCTTTGGAGGGGATTTCCTGTGCCTGGCTTTTGGCGTAGAAGCCGTCGCGCAGGTAGTTATTTTCTACGGAGCTGGCGCTGGCGATGGCGCCGTAGCCGCAGTGATGGTTGGTAAAAATGAGACCCTGGTTGCTCACGATTTCCCCGGTACAGCCGCCGCCGAAAATAATGATGGCGTCTTTCATGGAGGATTTGTTGATACTGTAAAGCTGCTCTTTGGAAAGTTTCAGCCCTTTCTTCACCATGTCTGCATACACCTGCTGGCCCAGCAGGTATGGCAGCCACATGCCTTCATCGGCTTTCACCAGCTTTACAGACAGCAAAAGCAGCAGCAGGAATAGATTTTTCTTCATATTTGCAGGTTTTGTAAAAGAGGCCCAAACCTAGCGATTTTTTTGAAATTAGCCCCGCCGCCCATGAATTTAGCGC
Protein-coding sequences here:
- a CDS encoding Gfo/Idh/MocA family protein; amino-acid sequence: MEKEKAQTFHGQSRRDFVKQSSLLAGGLLAAPIIAEASQGNYFSGAAGVIKVALVGCGGRGTGAAVQALKTKENVQLVAMADAFRDNLDKSFQGITDELKDKPERIKVPESNKFVGFDGYKQAIALADVVILTTPPGFRPIHFEEAVNQGKHIFMEKPVATDPAGIAKVLAAAEVAKSKKLNVVVGLQRHYQTSYLELYKRLQDGIIGDITSIQVWWNQGALWVRPRKPEYTEMEYQMRNWYYFNWLCGDHIVEQHIHNIDVGNWFMGETPVTAVGMGGRAIRTGPEAGEIYDHHFVEYRYKNGVVMNAQCRHWKDSVSRVDEEIVGTKGRIICDRGVILDHKGKTLYQFDKKLTNRPYQAEHDELFDAVAKGQFKYQDAKRGVEATMSAIIGRMATYSGQSIAYDKAITSGINLQPAKYAFDAPPPVLPDANGNYAYAKPGITKYFS
- a CDS encoding D-alanyl-D-alanine carboxypeptidase/D-alanyl-D-alanine-endopeptidase translates to MRSYLCAFIALLFYQAAAAQPKAIRQWASQDVLNVKGISNAHTGICIFDPATGKYWLQHQADKFFMPASNTKIFTLFTGLQLLGDSLPGMRYAENDTAVFIQATADPSFLHPDFAYQPVKDFLTATDKRVWYQPVTIRNKRFGPGWAWSDYADYYQPELNEWPMYGNVTRINIKGRQYSITPAYFARSASLQFLPERSADDVLADRDERENHFILYMRPNDASSHDFEVPFITGNRDQLLLRLADTLHKPVGLLPAAVAGGRLMKSIPADTLFQPMMHRSDNFFAEQILMMCSAVKWDTIDTRKVIRYMLDSTLKDLPTPPSWVDGSGLSRYNLFTPADFVGVLHKMYKTYPKERLYPLFPSGGKGTLRNYYQALPGRLYAKTGTLSGCVALSGYLITRSGKTLIFSVLVNNHDTTSTVVRRAVEKFLVRVANGS
- a CDS encoding tetratricopeptide repeat protein, translated to MLVKALRVRRAFFMRSGRNHTNVAHGGNKKAFSLTEFIPMPSSPLCTHCELQPPESGYLNDLCADCRKSLSRYPITGWVKWLAAGVAVLFVISLFNLPKVFNANIRFKKANRLLEEHKYISAENALREITAAYPQDFKSAAKLAVAAYHNQHFMVMDSVLEKWVGKHVEEQELVSELNSLPDIAGYYMIQDERLQRSIDSAATVKERIAVLKKYHLQHQSDLPVMFHLASEYFNDSSYAATVALCEEIKMENPEAAMLYPLQAAAYREQREYQKAIDVCNQLLAIHAESIPALAAQSKVLLKWKKDNEALARAQQAYALDPHHIWSLEAMALTAHFTGNAKLRDDMIAELKSFNDSSTVALLRNIINGNIQYRN
- a CDS encoding S46 family peptidase — protein: MKKNLFLLLLLLSVKLVKADEGMWLPYLLGQQVYADMVKKGLKLSKEQLYSINKSSMKDAIIIFGGGCTGEIVSNQGLIFTNHHCGYGAIASASSVENNYLRDGFYAKSQAQEIPSKGLSVQFLVRVEDVTAKVEEALKGATTADRNAKLQAATADIIKAATEGTGYEARVNPMFRGNQYLMFVYERYKDIRLVGTPPESVGKFGGDTDNWEWPRHTGDFSVFRVYAGKDGKPADYAADNVPLKPKHFLPVSIKGVKENDYAMIFGYPGGTNRYETSLGVKLKTEVENPSLVNLRDIRLKYMFEEMKKDPAVKLQLASSYAGIANYWKFFDGESKQLLKYHVFEEKQKQEAAFKQWAAGKPEFENVFPQYEKIYKSWAPYAKVRVYLMEGVMGSPLAAYAASLAAVENAILKKGDVKAAVAAADAARTNFLKDENKISDQKILATTAMMYYTDIPKDQHPVGFYESLKSFGDLQDEKTYKTWAASVFANTMIFNEAKWKAFTANPDATVLQDDPAYAYASAFVKNYVGKYQPLYTQFTAENNELGRLYLKGEMQRSPSQFRYPDANFTMRLSYGQVKPYSPRDAVAYDYVTTATGVLDKYVPGDYEFDLPAGYVDLVKKKDFGQYADAKRKDLVVGFITTNDITGGNSGSPVINGNGELIGLAFDGNYEALSHKLQFDKNLNRTICVDVRYVLWCIEKLGGARNIINELKIVK
- a CDS encoding metalloprotease family protein — protein: MLIPGQYIGVVTFPGVVVHELAHQLFCRWCGVAVYEVKYFQADNPLGYVIHEPPKKPLHQLLIGTGPFIINSLIAFVIAFPAALPVALFNSGNLFDYIQLYFAVSIGMHAFPSTTDASTMWNGIWHGDNTPLWLKIVLLPVMGLILLGAIGSVFWLDLVYGILLAIGLPLLIAGLF